The window TCACGCACGAAACCTAGGGAAGTAAAGTAGTTATATAGGATTTCCAAAGAAATCCTACTACTCAAAAACACTAAATAATTGGTAATTAAAACAGTAACACAGCTTGATGCATCAACATGGAACTGCTTAATATGTATAATTATCAGATGTGTCTTAACATTGTCATTCAGCAGACTTCTCTAATAGAATTGTGCTCCAGCTATGTAAATAAAAGAAGATAATCAggggaaagaaaaggaaagggagACAATAAAATGACATTTCATTGTTTTATCTGCATTTTCAATGTATAAGACAATGTAATCTTTTTAATCTTCAGGGCGAGGTTGCTTTTTTGGCTCCACGCTCAACGCctgaaaagggaaaaggaaaaaggaaatgaATTTAAGCTCTATGCATTGACGATGTAAAAGATATTTACACAATCGAGAAAACATCTCAATACAAGTGTCAAGGTTGTCTACCTCCATATATTTATAAATTTGAAATGCAAAAGGTACATATTATGAACCAGCACCAAACTTAGGAAGACTTACTTGATCTGTAAAATCTGTATACTGAATTTATGAATAAATTCCAAATCCGAGCTCTTTAGGATTTGTTTCTACCATCCATGGAGCCCTAAGAAGAAGCCAGAAGTAACATTTGAAGTATTAAAAATTTAAGCAGCACACATTGCAAGAGAAAAATGCGAAGAAATAAATGCATACTTGTTGATTATGAAGTTTATAGTTCCCTGGGAAGCTCTTTGGAGAAGAACTTCCCTTGCTTCAACTGCAATTCCTTCAGGCTGCAGAGAAAGCTCCAAATAATGTTTAAATATGAAGTTGACAGTCAAAATAATTCACGAGCATGTTGCACCCAAGGGGCATGGCCTAGCGGCAGGGGCGGCTCAATGGATCTCGTGGCCTAAGGCGAAATCATATTGAGAGccccttaaatttattttataaaatatttacactaaCAACAAAATTTACTTTCTAAACaataaattaatcatttaagacaAAAATAAgcgaatttcaaaaataaaaaaaaattggaagaaGAGTACAAAAAATAAAGTGGTGGACTATCGGATGTTGAGGTCCACATATTTTGATTTGGCTATCATcacaaacaagaaaaagaaataaacgtACATAACGTAATAGCTTAAGTTTTGAGCATTAATGGTGTCAAAAATATTTACTCCTTATGATCAATTTAAACTATAATTGTAGTTCATTCTATTAAGTAGCGCTTATTggtgaatatctaaaataaattataaaggcAAAATGGCCTCCAGACCACCTAAACTTGTAGCTGTTTGTCAACCCGGTAAAGGAACTTAGAATATTTTCATTTTAACACCTCAACTTAACTATTTGCATAATAATAGATTCATTTGACCGTTGACTATGCTTATGTGGCAGTACTATGTGCAATTCACCTAATTTAGGCACGTGAGTATAAATTAATTGAGTAAAAgaattctaaaatataaaaaagaaattgaaaatccACCCCCACTCACTCTCCATCTTTTCCAAACCCCCTCACTTCAGCACACTGCCATCTCCTCGTCTTCTCAAAatccctacccccccccccccacacacacacacacacactaaatTGCTTTAAAATCCACCTTAGAAGTTACAATTTTCTTTTCAATCCCAAATATCAATCACAACCATTTGTATCAAGAGCTCACTTTTTCTACAGAATGCAAGTAGTTCGACAACTTAGCTGGCCTGTTAGAGACGCCGCGCCGGGGATTGTTAAATTGAAGAAAGAAATCAGAAATTGGCCGGATCAGTACGACAAGCTTACTAGAGAAGCAGTCTAGTGATTTTTTACCACAAACGACATAGATAAGCAAGGTTTCGAATCTGCCCAAGTCCGCAAATCAGTCCGGCAAGCTCGCTTGCGTCGGGAAAATTTCGGATGGATGAAATCCAATTCACAGGGGTACGAAATCCCTCTTTGAAGGGAATATGATAAAAAATTGAATGTTTTGCTAAACGaaaaggaataagagaaactTCTTACGATTTGCAGAAATTCCGACGAGATAGGTAGCAGGAACGGTGATACCAACGACTATGAAACTtaagaaaaaaagtgaaaaggAAGAGAGTAAAAATAAGTTAAAATTTTGACTTTGCTTAAGTATTGATTTGATACTTTAGAGCGGAGAAGGATGATGTTTATGGAAGATTAATGGTGCTGGTGGCTGCtcggtgaagaagaagaagaagaagaagaagaagaaaaaagagaatgaTTTTAGAATGTTTGATAAATTGGTGACAATAAGTTGGGACCCACTAATCATACATGTCAAATAATAATAGGCTAAGAATATGATATGTCAGCCATGTCACGGCGCTTGAGAGACACGCTCAACGGGAGGTGTTTAGTATTTGCTTTTTTGCCAAGTTGGGGTGTTCAAATGAGAAAATTCTAAGTTGATTTACCGGATTGATAAACAGGTGCAAGTTTAAGTGACTGGGAGGTCATTTTGCCTATAAATAACCTAATATAATATGTCGAATTACACTATAAGAAAACCGGTGCATGAATACTTTTGTGTTTATGCAGTTTGATAGAACATTGTAAAAGAAATTCATTATGTTGTCGATATATTTAACTTAATTCCTATATAAAAAGGATAAAACTAAAATTGAAGACTGAagcaaatatactaattaatcgcAAATATACTAATTAAACAGTGAAGAAAATTATTATAATTTAtgaatttattgatataaaataacctcaatcaaataacaaaaaatatactgtaacacttttctttatactaattatttatattatttatataatatatagtaataataataagaatttaaaataaatttggggccTTCAAGTTTTGGGTGCCTAAGACGACGGCCTCACTGCCCGAGCCTTTAGAGCCGCCTCTAGGTGGATGATGAAAACCATGAGAGATTATGGTTAAATCAGTAGAGACAAAAATGCTAAGTGATTTCTTCTCATCTGCTTAAACGATAGAGTTACTCGATACTTGTACTGGTGGGAGTAGGAAGAACCTGACGGAATAACTGAGGTGTGTGCAAGTGGACCCGAAATCTACtatttataaagaaaaaaaatcacgGGTATGTTGGTTCATCATTACATACCTCTtcaggaaaccagacaccaggtTTTGTGCTTCCCTCAAGAATAGCAAGGATAAATGCGGCTGTTGAAATTCCCACTGATCTGAAAAAGAAACATTTTAAAGCTTACAACCTTTGGCATTCATTACATTCTTGCTTAGATTCGCTCAAGAAAATCACAGGGATTCGATCGTCCCACAGATAGTAACTTGACAATCAACAGCTGAAAAAGTAAAGGTTTTTACATGGATAACGTACCGAGAAAGTCTTTTATGACTAAATATACCAATTCTGTTGTGTCCATCTGAGCATTCTAAATCCACCTGTTTCACAAAAGATCAAACTAACTTGCTGAGTTTACTGTTTGCGAGTAGGATTGGACAATCTTTAGCATTTCTCAGCAGCATTAAAACTGAATGAACTTATTAGGGTTTAAGTTATATATGTAATTTAACCTCTTATAGCAGTTTATctactctttttttttgtgtgtgtgtgtggggtgTGGGTGGGGTGGGGGGATTGATCATGTTTGTTATAAATACTTACCTGTTATAACAAGTAATCTAACCTGATGGTGTAAATATTATACACTGTGAGTGCAGACAACTTAAGTACATAAACTAACAATAGTTGGTGGTCATCTTACGACTTACTCGCATTGAGACTGCCTCTCCAGCTGTGCCATCAACGGCTCGAACAACTGGATCAAATAGTTGAACCAACTGCTGCACTTTGCTTCTATCCCTCAGGAATTCCTGCAGAATTTTGTACTATGTGATTAAAACACCTATTGAGTGTGTGATATACTGTTGAAAGAAAACATAGCAAGGAGTCAACAGTATTTCCAGGCTTATTATTGGAGACATCAAGATCGAAAACATAGTAAAGAGTCAACAGCATTTCAAGGCTTATTATTGGATACATCAAGGTCAAAGCAGACAAAATGAAATGAATGTTTTatttacaaacaaaaaaaatcagaGCTTCGAAGATTCTCTGCTTTCTCTTTCAATATACACACTCACACTCACACTCACATAcacacaaaaaggaaaaaaagaaatcaattaaGAACTATATGAATGGTGTCGATTCTGCTAGCTCTTACAGGTCCACTATTCGGAGAATTCGTCACAGTTGACCTATTACGCTAGCAGTTAATAGACCACAATCTCTATTCAGATTTCAGACCAGCTATAGTTTGTTAGTCGCACAGGTgtagttttattttaaaatatataaagacGAATTCTGCACCCAATGGAATTTAAGCATCCAAAAACGGAGATAGCGAAGTATCAAGTTGAGAGACCTACAGGAGGAAGTAAATTTCTCATGGCAATCATTCCCCAGTTCCAGAAGAATGGATCCGTTCCAAACCGAGCACTAACAGTTGGTACTCCAAGGACCTCATGCACACTTTTCACCTCTGGCAGATTTCTGAAAATTATGATAAACTCAAAAAAGTAGAACTCAAGTGATGAAAGGCTCACACGTATTGAAGAAGCCGATAGTAAGGAAAGACAAAAAAACTGATTTATAAAACCACCCTAAAAAGGGTGATATTATAAATTAGTCTATATTCATACAAGGAAAACAGGCTCAAAGCTAGATCCTTCATATCAAATTTTCTGTTGCAAGTACTTACAGGAGGAAAACATCCTTTTTGCCGATCCCAATTCCGAAGTCAATGGTAAGCATTCCGCTATAAGGCTTCAATTTGATTTCCTCTCCTGGCCAAGAATTACAATTTATTGGTGAAATCATAAGTAAATACAAGTGGTTCAGGGTGGGGGACGGGGGGAAAAATCCGTTCCTACATCAGCAAAGCTGACCTTTATTATATGCAACTACATCCTCGCCAAGAAGCAAAAAGCTAGTAGCTAAAATAGTAGGTCCGGCACCACCGGTGCCTGCAGTGTAGTAATAGaatctgaaataaatatataaacatGTTAGATATGTAAAAGATGTATCAGAAAAGAAGATAAGACAAATGTGTTGACATTATAAAGCAAATTAAATTCCAGGCTACTTGATCATCTTTCAAGAAAGTTAAGTGTCATTGCTTAAACCATAGTATCAGAAGCAAACAAATTATATTTTCCGTTCTTGCTCTAGTATTGAAAAGCTGTCTCAGCAAGTACTGTTTTCGTAGTGAGTAGTCAGACCTTGAATATTTCGTTTTTATTGTCCTATTAGAATTCCACACCATTAAGTGTGTAGACTTTAGTCTCATTATATGATCTTACATAATCCTCACAACTTGAGCTAAGCTTTTAGGGTTGAGTTAGGTCCAAAGTCCATTATCTTAACGTGGTGTTAAAGTCGGGGCCCATGTGTTGTTAGTCCACACTCCAAATGTCCAGCCTCGAGCATCCGGGAGGGTAAAATTCCACATCAGTTAAGTGTACGGGTTGTAATCTCCTTATATGATCTTTGATAATATTTTCCAGTTAGCTAGCATATGAGGTTAAATTAGGTCCAAGGTCCATTTAGTTTTGTAACCAAAGAAGGAAGCAGTCAATAAATGAAGATGTGTGCCAGTAAAATGGAAGATCTGCTGATTAATTATTTTGCATATGTATAATTTTGCGTACACACTAcgctcctcagaccccacttgtgggattacactgagtttgttgttgttgttgcatgcaCGTTGCATGAAGCGAGTATTAAATAAAACTTTGCTGCAGAGATGGAAATTTTTTGATATACCAGGGTTGACAAGAACTTAAGATGTATCATCTAACAAAAGCTCTCTTTGGAAAAATTATTAGGATGACAAGTTATTCCCTGAATGATTCAATGTTCATTCAAATCTCCGACTAAACTTGACAATGtggtaaaataaataaacaagccCTATAATATACCAGGAAAGGTTACCTAAGCCTCTCTAATTCACCATTGCTTTCAAGTTTTGCAGTGCGAACAAGCTCCGCTGCCATCACTGTCATAGTATTAGAAAAGACAAATGTTTGAGTTCATTTGATAGAGTAGTAAATTCTAACTTATTAACATACTAACTTCCCGATACAACCCTACAAAGGGGATTGTAGATGTAATTGCAGCAGACTAATTGAAGATACAACAGTGTCAGCTTGTCAAAAGGAAAGTAATCAGATTTAGTATCtgattaattaattaacaaaataatGGTAACTAGAGAGAAGCACTTCTTGATCAAGTCCATGAAATAATAAAGCAGACTCACAGGTAATAAACAAAGTTTTAAAGGCTAGATTACCAATCTAGGAAATTACTGTCCATTAAGGCTGCAATGGATCAAACCAAGCGGAAATCGGCTCAACTCAACTTTGCTTACCAGGTGTTAAAACCTGTGCTCGAGCTATTCGAACTCTATATTTCTGCTCAAGCTCTAGAGTGACCAAAGTTGAAATGACTGAGCTTGGCTCCAATTCtcttaaaaaattaaattctacATATATGATgtttcaagttcttaattttattCTCGAACCACAAAATAGTCCATACAATCTAGATATGTGTATATGCTACTTAGATATGTATATACATCAAAACATATGCATCAGAAAATCGAGCAAAGTTCTGGAGTTTTTGAAGCCGAATAACTTCTTCATATTCTAGACTAGAAATATTTGAACCTCATTAATATATTCGAACTTTATTCGAGCTCAACATTATTTGAGTTAGAAGCAACCTAAATTTACTTTGAGCTAGAACTATATGTTAAGTGATCGACTTGATTCAGCCATACTTGCCATCCATTATATTCCATCAATAGTTGTGAACCAtaacaaataattccataaaaGAATTAGCTGAACTAAAAGGAATTTCCATTCTAAGCTGTTCCATATAAATAAGAGATTATTGGATATTGTTCTTTTTCCGTTGTTCAAATGCACAACAATATAACATCTGTCATATAATACCGTTGCTCACTCCTGGGTAGATTCCACCAGTAGTTATGGCTGGAACATTGGCTTCCAGAGCTTTATTCATATAGGACTTTGCCCGTGTTGCATAGCTTGTGTCATCACAAACATCAAGATAGGCTGTCTGTTGAATTGACACGACTTAATTAAAAGTTTCAATCGTCTCTTTAATAAGAGGAAGAGTTTCATAATTCTGTAATCATTTCTTATAAGAAAGTTAAAAACTTGGAAGTTATGCTGATTACCTTTCTCTCACCTTGGTCCCAATGGCAGCTTCTAGTACTTTACAGTTTTCTGACTGTTGGAATGGCCCGGCAGTATGAACCACAATGTCCACATCTGCAAATTGGCTGATTGTAAGATGAATTACATTTCCCATGTTTCAGCCAATATTTGGAGTATGAAGAACATAGTGTGATTTTATACAAGTAGGatgagaagtggaatgcatcattaacatgtaaacgaagaagaaaaaaaacaagatcCTTCCGACATTCCCTgtccttatttcctttttctttttctggcaTAAGCCCCATATTTCTTCCATCAACTATGCCAACATATAAAATCACTCGTGTGGGAGACATTCGTGCTTATACTATATCTATGCTGACCAGTGGAAGTCTAGTATATCGACTTGTCTTAGTTTACCTTACAAGTATCCAAAAGCAAGTGCCGTAGTCATATCTAACAATCATACTTTTTAACATGTTTGTCAAACAGAAATGACGTCGTACACTAAAAAATTACAAACTGAAAAATATGCTAATATAATTTTCTTTGAAGAGTATGATTGTGCTAGTTTATCTATAGTCATACAACACAGATTCCTTAACTAATCGATCAAGGAATCAGTTTAATGCAACGAATATCAGTTTACTGAGAGTGAGGTGCTAAAGTGACAGCAGGATGGCGATAAATGACAGAGGAAGAAACATTGACTTAATATAACATTTTCCTGTTAAGATAAATTGATATAGAACATAACACCATATAGCACTGCATAGGATGTTGGTCTATGTTGCTTGGACTCTCCGAATATGTCGATGGGGGCATgccggatcctccaaaagtagtgcatttttggaggaaCTGACACGGGTGCAGCAGCTCTTTTGGAGAGTCCCGCAACATAGATGTTGGTAATGATGATACATACTTATCAAGATATTAACATGAAATAGACAGCTGTATTTCGTAAAGTACTTCTCAAATTCAAACTATGAAAAAAGGAAGGATAACCTGTCAAATTGGCTTCTAATGCTTCTCTGTCGTCTATATTTACTTCAGCAAATTCTGAGTTTTTCCCAAGTTTTGACACCATAGCATTCCCTTTCTCCCTATAATAATGCACAACATTTTTCTTTATTCACCAACTCCAAAACCACATTCATCAAGAAGTCCaaaattacaacaaacaatttttAGAAAGAAACAAAGGAAATTCATGTAGAGAATGACATGAACTAAGAGATAGATTTAACTGTGAGATTTGGATGAAAGACATAGCCAATATTAGCGATATGTTGCATGGGATTGTGAAATTGCATTTCATATATATATGGTAACTGAACTTTAGCCACTACATTAgtaaaatcaacaacaacaacatacccagtgaaTTCCTACAAGTGGGCTCtagggagggtagagtgtacgcagacctcaGCCCtcaggtagagaggttgtttctgatagaccctcgactcaggtAAGCGCAGTCACAGTAGTAAAGAAATGAATAACAAATGAAGAAAACGTTATAAAAAAGAAACAGAGGCAACAACAAGATAGTAACAAACTGGAACAAAAGCAACAACAGGTAATAATAGTGATCCTTAGCCAGAACAAGAGTAATACTAAAGCTATCGGTATGGAAGGGCCGGGCGCTATattacctactaaccttctatcctaatcctcgacctccacaacgTACTATCAAGGttcatgtcctcagtaagctgaAGATGCGTCATGTCccgcctaatcacctctccccaatatttcttaaGCCTCCTCAACAATAGTAAAATCACATAACTATTTTTTTGTTACATTAAAGTTACTGAACTTCACCAACAATAACAATAGATTCACAAAATTATTTTGTCACATTAAGGAAACTTTACCTACTATAACATGTAACGTCACAAAACAATTTTTAGTCACATTCAATTAACTTAACTTTACCCACCGTAAAAGTAAAGTCACAAAACTATATCTTGCTATATTAAAGTAACCGCCGAGCGTCTATCTGAAACAGCCTCTCTAATTTCTCAGAGTAGGGgaaaggtctgcgtatacactaccctcctcagcCTCCACGGGTAGGATTACACtaggtttgttattgttgttgttatattaaaGTAACTAAACTGTATGAAATGTTCAGAAAGCACAAAGTAGCACTCAAATTGCAGAGTGCTATTTCTGAAAGTACAAAATCCCATAAAAACTAAACTAAGTGAAAGAGTAATAACTTGAAATTCAATAAGGGGTATTACCTATTTCTACCAGCAATGATAATGTGAAGGTCAGGACAGAATTTAGAGAGAGAAATAGCAGTAGAACCACCAACTCTTCCAGTTCCACCTAATATTAATACTCTTGATTTTTTCACTTTCTCTGGTAGCTCAACTCTGTTGTTCTGCTTTTCATTATTAATCTCCTTTGCAGAACTAGCCATTTTCACTGCCCTTTTCTTGAATCCTGTATTCCAATACATGCCTAAACTAGCCATCTTTTTAATTTCTTAATGGGAAAAAAGGAGTATTCTTGAAGTGTTAAAAGAGTACAGTTTCTGCCTCTCTTTTTGCTTTGGCTGAAGAAGTTAACAGTTTATCATCTTCTTGATTACATGCGTGGGAAAACAACTGCCAGAAATATAATGCCTTGGTGGGTCCCATCAATAAAAAGAGctttttatttttgcaaaaactaaaaaaaagaagaaggcaaCAGTCTAACTAAAAGCTTTTCCTTTCGAGTGCCTTTAATAAGTTTTCCACCTATTCGGTAGCCACTATTACGCatattgtttaaaatatattcatagtttataatatatataaagagtAATTAATTTCGTTTAAGCGTCCTAGAGTTTAAACCTCAAAGTTCAAATTCGGGATATCGTGTCCTAAAGTTTGAAAAATTATGTCCAGAAGTTCGAATCTTATgttctgaattttaaattagtagtttAGAAATTCAAGACACTTAGTCCTGTATTTTAAATTAACAGCTCAGAAATTCAGGACACTAAGTCCTGAATTTCAAAATTCGGGATACTTAGTCCTGAAGTTTGGATGAATTGAccaatctttaaatacattgtaaattatggatatattttaaatagtagGCTTAAAAGTAACTGTTGCTGCACTTCGCCCTATGATTGTGAATAAGGAATAGGTTAGCcttgagaattaaaaaaaaaatcttgtagTAAACGCTTTTTTCTTTAATGGAACTTACACAACGTAAACCTAGATTAATCGGGGCTTCAATGTGAATACTGAAGACCAAACACCGGATAAAAactcataaaaaatattttttgcaaaaaaataaaaaagttcttAGTGTAAAAGCTCGTTTTCAAGAATTTGAAGCAAACTTTATTGGGATAGAAGCAATAACGATAATTACACCTCAATAAAGTTAGTCGGGATTAGTTATATGAATTCTCATTAACCATATTGCTCTATTTAAATTTGTATCAAtctaatattttaaatttgtatTTTGCAATAAATATTTAACAGTAAGTTGGTCAGCTTTTATAAATTGGAGTCATAAGTGAATAAGCAGCTCAAACTATAGCTATGAActaaatttatggtggataagaATTTAGTAAATGATAGCTTTTGAGATTACAAAAAATCTAAGTTTGCATTTAGTTCAATTATAGCATAGATATAAACATCTACCAATTAATTCAAATATGGCATAgattaaatttttagaaaaagtCTAACCGTGGTTTTTCTTCTTAAAGTTTGAGATTGATTACAATAAATACTAAGTGAATTGAAACtatggaaaaaatattaaattgtTAAGGTAAAATAAACAAATGATTTTTTGAAATAATGCCTTTTCTGAAGTTGACTCTTCTCAATTCCTTTAACTTTTTCACTTTTCTATTTTCTCGTGAGATTATACCATGGGAATGGAGTCGTCTCTATTAGGGAGCGCTTTACCTCACAATGCGGGACTTTATGGCGCGAATCCGGATTTAGTCGGCCCTAACGTGAGTATCGGACACCGAGTGAGAAACCAAAAAAAGTCAGATTATACCCTATTTCATGTATACTTTTTGTTAATGTTATTTAATTGCAAGAAAATGAATTGAGGCTTTAA is drawn from Nicotiana tabacum cultivar K326 chromosome 9, ASM71507v2, whole genome shotgun sequence and contains these coding sequences:
- the LOC107793840 gene encoding uncharacterized protein LOC107793840, encoding MASLGMYWNTGFKKRAVKMASSAKEINNEKQNNRVELPEKVKKSRVLILGGTGRVGGSTAISLSKFCPDLHIIIAGRNREKGNAMVSKLGKNSEFAEVNIDDREALEANLTDVDIVVHTAGPFQQSENCKVLEAAIGTKTAYLDVCDDTSYATRAKSYMNKALEANVPAITTGGIYPGVSNVMAAELVRTAKLESNGELERLRFYYYTAGTGGAGPTILATSFLLLGEDVVAYNKGEEIKLKPYSGMLTIDFGIGIGKKDVFLLNLPEVKSVHEVLGVPTVSARFGTDPFFWNWGMIAMRNLLPPEFLRDRSKVQQLVQLFDPVVRAVDGTAGEAVSMRVDLECSDGHNRIGIFSHKRLSRSVGISTAAFILAILEGSTKPGVWFPEEPEGIAVEAREVLLQRASQGTINFIINKAPWMVETNPKELGFGIYS